The following DNA comes from Janthinobacterium sp. TB1-E2.
GGGATGGATGGCCACGTCGATACGTTTCGCGCTGGCCAGTTGCGGGCCGGCCGTCGCCCAGTCCGGGTTGCTCATGCGCACGTCCTGCGCGCTGATGACGGGCCGCGGCACGTAGCGGCGCCAGCCCGGCTCCGTCTTCAGCCCCTGCTGCCATTTCACCTGCAAATCGCCGCCGATGACGAAGTTGCGGCCCGTGCTTTCCGACACCTTTTCGTTGATGTAGGGGCGGGCGCGGTTCCAGTCGAAGGTCAGCACGAAGATGACGACGATGGTGATCAGGGCGAGCAGGGCGGCCAAGCTCCAGCCGAGGATTTTGAGCGGGGTTGAGCGTGTCATGAGGTTGCCAATCGCAGTGATTTTTTCATCAAGGTAGACCGATAGGCCATAACAGTCGGTGCGCTGGGTTACGTAAGACACCTCGCTTGAAATGATTCAATAATTCGACTATTATTGAAATATGGAAAATGAAAACTCAATCGCGGCTCAAGCCGAGCCACTGACGAGCACGGCCGCCATCGCGGCCCTGGCCGCGCTGGCGCAGGAATCGCGGCTGGCCGTGTTCCGCCTGCTGGTGCAAGCGGGGCCGGAAGGCATGGCCGCGACGAAAATCGCCGAAGCGCTGGCGATCGCGCCATCGTCGCTGTCGTTTCACCTGAAAGAACTGGCGCATGCCAATCTGGTGACGGCGAGCAAGGCGGGCCGCTCCATCATCTACGCCGCCAACTATGCGGGCATGAACGGCTTGCTGGCCTTTTTGACCGAGAACTGCTGCGCTGGCGCGCCTTGCTGCGTCAACGAACCCACTAACTGAAGGACATCACGACATGACGATCACGATTTATCACAACACGGCGTGCGGCACGTCGCGCAATACCCTGGCCCTGATCCGCAACACGGGCGTCGAGCCCGTCATCATCGATTACGTCAAGCATCCGCCGACGCGCGAGGAGCTGGTCGACCTGATCAAGCGCGCGGGCCTGTCCGTGCGCGCCGTCATGCGCGACAAGGGCGCCCTGTACGACGAGCTGGGCCTGGCCAATCCCGAGCTGAGCGATGCTGCCCTGCTGGACGCCATGCAAGCCCATCCTATTTTGATCAACCGTCCCATCGTCGTCACGGAACTGGGTGTGCGCCTGTGCCGGCCGTCGGAAAAAGTGCTGGAAATCCTGCCGCTGGCGCAGCAAGGCGCATTTGCCAAGGAAGATGGCCAGGCCGTGGTCGGCGCCGATGGCAAGCCGGTGAAGTAAAAAAAACGGCGCCAGTGGCGCCGTTTTGTATTGCATATAATAAAACTCGATCAGTGATTGCGGTCCACGGCAAACGAGCACAGTTGCAGCATCGATTGCTTGTAGACGCTGTCCGGCCAGCCGGCGATGGCGTCGGCGGCGCGCTGGCCGGCGATTTCCGCCTGCTTGCGCGTGTAGTCGAGGGCGCCACTGCTGGTGATGGCCGTCAAGACGGTATCGAAATGCTGTTCGTCGCCTTGCTCGATGCAGCTGCGCACCAGTTCGCGCTGTTCAGGCGTACCGTTTTCCATCAGCCAGATCAGCGGCATCGTTGGTTTGCCTTCGCGCAAGTCGTCGCCCACGTTCTTGCCGATTTCGGCGGCGTCGCCTGCATAGTCGAGCACGTCGTCGATCAGCTGGAAAGCCGTGCCCAGCGAGCGGCCGTATTCGGCAGCCGCTTCGATATCGTCTTCGCTGGCGCCGGCGATCAGGGCGCCCAGTTGCGCCGACGCTTCGAACAGCTTGGCTGTCTTCGAGCGGATGACGTTCAAATAGCTTTCTTGCGTCACGTCCGGATCGTGCATGTTCAGCAATTGCAGCACTTCGCCTTCGGCGATCACGTTGGTGGCGTCTGAGAGGATTTGCATGACGCGCATATTATTGAGCGACACCATCAGCTGGAACGAGCGCGAGTGCAGGAAGTCGCCCACCAGCACCGACGCGGCATTGCCGAACAGGGCATTGGCCGTCTGGCGTCCGCGGCGCATCGACGATTCGTCGACGACGTCGTCGTGCAGCAGGGTGGCGGTGTGGATGAATTCGACCACGGCGGCCAGTTCATGGTGCGCCGTGCCGCGATAGGCGTGGGCATTGGCCACCAGCAAAATCAGCACGGGACGGATGCGTTTGCCGCCTGCGCTGATGATGTATTCAGCGATCTGGTTGATCAGAATCACATCGGAGTGCAACTTTTGGCGGATCACCGTATTGACTG
Coding sequences within:
- a CDS encoding metalloregulator ArsR/SmtB family transcription factor: MENENSIAAQAEPLTSTAAIAALAALAQESRLAVFRLLVQAGPEGMAATKIAEALAIAPSSLSFHLKELAHANLVTASKAGRSIIYAANYAGMNGLLAFLTENCCAGAPCCVNEPTN
- the arsC gene encoding arsenate reductase (glutaredoxin) (This arsenate reductase requires both glutathione and glutaredoxin to convert arsenate to arsenite, after which the efflux transporter formed by ArsA and ArsB can extrude the arsenite from the cell, providing resistance.) → MTITIYHNTACGTSRNTLALIRNTGVEPVIIDYVKHPPTREELVDLIKRAGLSVRAVMRDKGALYDELGLANPELSDAALLDAMQAHPILINRPIVVTELGVRLCRPSEKVLEILPLAQQGAFAKEDGQAVVGADGKPVK
- the ispB gene encoding octaprenyl diphosphate synthase, translated to MSDANKHVNQNTIVQTIAADMDAVNTVIRQKLHSDVILINQIAEYIISAGGKRIRPVLILLVANAHAYRGTAHHELAAVVEFIHTATLLHDDVVDESSMRRGRQTANALFGNAASVLVGDFLHSRSFQLMVSLNNMRVMQILSDATNVIAEGEVLQLLNMHDPDVTQESYLNVIRSKTAKLFEASAQLGALIAGASEDDIEAAAEYGRSLGTAFQLIDDVLDYAGDAAEIGKNVGDDLREGKPTMPLIWLMENGTPEQRELVRSCIEQGDEQHFDTVLTAITSSGALDYTRKQAEIAGQRAADAIAGWPDSVYKQSMLQLCSFAVDRNH